A window of the Zeugodacus cucurbitae isolate PBARC_wt_2022May chromosome 2, idZeuCucr1.2, whole genome shotgun sequence genome harbors these coding sequences:
- the LOC105214303 gene encoding uncharacterized protein LOC105214303 gives MSITRESSMDDEDFRNITETNFQRIRSKSAKIGYADGVSDGKEETFQKAFNKGYSDGLRTGFELEKYSAFSNNLKTYNDKLCSEQTFFIDLEKKTAADIKHTHLGY, from the exons ATGTCAATTACCCGTGAATCTTCTATGGATGATGAGGATTTTAGAAATATAACGGAGACTAATTTCCAAAGAATCCGAAGCAAATCAGCAAAA ATTGGGTATGCCGATGGTGTATCGGATGGTAAAGAGGAAACATTCCAAAAGGCCTTTAACAAAGGATATTCAGATGGCTTACGTACTGGTTTTGAACTTGAGAAATATAGTGCATtctctaataacttaaaaacatATAATGATAAATTGTGTTCTGAACAAACTTTCTTTATAGACCTTGAAAAGAAAACTGCGGCAGATATAAAACATACTCATCTTGGTTATTAA
- the Dcr-1_2 gene encoding 26S proteasome regulatory subunit 4, translating into MGQNQSAQGGSGDKKDDKDKKKKYEPPIPTRVGKKKRRAKGPDAAMKLPLVTPHTRCRLKLLKLERIKDYLMMEDEFIRNQERLKPQDEKNEEERSKVDDLRGTPMSVGNLEEIIDDNHAIVSTSVGSEHYVSILSFVDKDQLEPGCSVLLNHKVHAVVGVLSDDTDPMVTVMKLEKAPQETYADIGGLDTQIQEIKESVELPLTHPEYYEEMGIKPPKGVILYGPPGTGKTLLAKAVANQTSATFLRVVGSELIQKYLGDGPKLVRELFRVAEEHAPSIVFIDEIDAVGTKRYDSNSGGEREIQRTMLELLNQLDGFDSRGDVKVIMATNRIETLDPALIRPGRIDRKIEFPLPDEKTKRRIFTIHTSRMTLAEDVNLNELIMAKDDLSGADIKAICTEAGLMALRERRMKVTNEDFKKSKESVLYRKKEGTVEGLYL; encoded by the exons ATG GGTCAAAATCAATCTGCCCAAGGCGGTTCAGGTGATAAGAAAGATGACAAGGATAAGAAAAAGAAATACGAACCTCCAATTCCTACGCGCGTAGGAAAGAAGAAAAGGCGAGCGAAGGGTCCAGATGCGGCTATGAAATTGCCATTAGTAACTCCTCATACACGATGTCGCCTTAAGCTTTTGAAGCTAGAGCGAATAAAAGATTACCTTATGATGGAAGATGAGTTTATACGCAACCAAGAAAGATTGAAACCACAAGACGAAAAGAATGAAGAGGAACGTTCGAAGGTTGATGACTTACGTGGCACACCTATGTCAGTTGGAAACCTTGAGGAGATTATTGACGATAATCATGCAATCGTTTCGACGTCAGTGGGTTCAGAACATTATGTTAGTATATTGTCATTTGTAGACAAAGATCAATTAGAACCGGGATGTTCAGTCTTACTAAATCATAAAGTGCATGCTGTAGTCGGTGTTCTTAGTGATGACACTGATCCAATGGTAACTGTGATGAAACTTGAAAAGGCACCTCAAGAAACTTACGCTGACATTGGTGGCTTGGATACACAAATACAGGAAATCAAGGAATCTGTCGAATTGCCATTAACTCATCCAGAATATTATGAGGAAATGGGTATTAAACCACCCAAGGGTGTGATTTTATATGGTCCTCCAGGAACTGGAAAAACATTGCTTGCTAAAGCTGTGGCCAATCAGACCTCGGCAACCTTTCTGCGAGTTGTAGGTTCAGAATTGATTCAAAAATATCTGGGAGATGGTCCAAAATTAGTACGCGAGCTTTTCCGAGTTGCTGAGGAGCATGCACCGTCAATTGTTTTCATAGACGAAATCGATGCTGTAGGCACAAAACGTTACGATTCAAACTCTGGCGGTGAACGAGAAATTCAGCGAACTATGTTGGAATTGCTCAATCAGCTCGATGGGTTCGATTCAAGAGGCGACGTAAAG gTTATAATGGCAACAAACCGCATAGAAACATTGGACCCTGCTCTTATACGTCCTGGTCGTATTGATCGTAAAATTGAATTCCCACTTCCTGATGAAAAAACGAAGCGTCGAATTTTTACAATTCACACATCTCGCATGACTTTGGCAGAAGATGTGAATCTGAATGAGCTAATTATGGCTAAGGATGATCTGTCCGGAGCAGACATTAAAGCTATTTGCACAGAAGCTGGCTTAATGGCACTACGTGAAAGACGTATGAAGGTAACTAATGAGGACTTCAAAAAATCGAAGGAGAGTGTTTTATATCGAAAGAAAGAAGGAACAGTCGAAggattgtatttataa